In the genome of Treponema sp. J25, one region contains:
- a CDS encoding Gfo/Idh/MocA family oxidoreductase produces MTRLRMGVLGCSAHYAKRVAVPLRESLLIEPYGVASRDLSKAQEYAKRWGFAKAYGSYEALLADKDIDFVYIPLPNHMHLEYIKKAADAGKPVLCEKPLTLNALEAREVVDYCTKKGIPLMEAFMYRFHPQWQRARELVQAGEVGQVQTMHTMFCYNNRDPRNIRNIAEYGGGALLDIGCYAVSSARFLMGAQPIRVVAQLLEDPDFKTDILVSGILDFGEGRRSTFTVGTQLFSMQKVDIYGTGGSMSIEVPFNMYGDVPGRIFVATDVGRRVIETEVADQYLLEFDAFARALIEKIEVPTPPIDAIENMAVLDALARSARSGTWEAV; encoded by the coding sequence ATGACGCGATTACGGATGGGTGTACTTGGTTGTTCGGCCCACTACGCAAAACGGGTAGCTGTGCCTTTGCGGGAGTCCCTGCTCATTGAACCCTACGGGGTTGCCTCCCGGGACCTCTCAAAGGCGCAGGAATATGCCAAGCGCTGGGGCTTTGCAAAGGCCTATGGGTCCTATGAGGCGCTTCTCGCGGACAAGGACATCGATTTTGTGTATATTCCCCTGCCTAATCATATGCATCTGGAATATATCAAGAAGGCCGCCGATGCGGGTAAACCTGTTCTGTGCGAAAAACCCCTTACCTTGAATGCCCTGGAGGCCCGGGAAGTGGTGGACTATTGTACCAAGAAAGGGATTCCCCTTATGGAGGCCTTCATGTATCGCTTCCATCCCCAGTGGCAGCGGGCCCGGGAATTGGTTCAGGCGGGAGAGGTGGGGCAGGTGCAAACGATGCATACCATGTTCTGCTATAACAATCGGGACCCTCGCAATATTCGGAATATTGCCGAATATGGGGGCGGGGCCCTGTTGGATATAGGGTGTTATGCCGTTTCCTCTGCCCGTTTCCTCATGGGAGCCCAGCCCATACGGGTGGTAGCCCAACTCCTTGAAGATCCGGATTTTAAGACCGATATCCTTGTCTCAGGAATCCTTGATTTTGGAGAAGGCCGCCGATCGACGTTCACGGTAGGAACCCAGCTCTTCTCGATGCAGAAGGTTGATATTTACGGGACGGGGGGCAGCATGAGTATCGAGGTGCCCTTTAATATGTATGGGGATGTGCCCGGCCGCATTTTTGTGGCCACCGATGTGGGCCGACGGGTGATAGAAACAGAAGTGGCCGATCAATATCTCCTGGAATTTGACGCCTTCGCCCGGGCACTCATAGAAAAAATCGAGGTTCCCACCCCCCCAATCGATGCGATTGAGAACATGGCGGTGCTGGATGCCCTGGCCCGTTCGGCCCGGAGCGGTACCTGGGAAGCGGTGTAA
- a CDS encoding DUF4838 domain-containing protein — MASFNPSLPWHIVTPPVPEGSLQRALEILSQALTSPSAGFPVSDAKKYRHQTHPLVYGPADIPPAGGLILLDWNNDSEDERHGFSWRIGKERIEIHGTSPVGLSRGIYHFLRSQGYHLDRPGSGGNLRLYRKSSGSGLSSYHEGGTTDPRQKKRLFLGNVEYDREGLEWIAWAAWEGFESLIIYPEEELFSLETVGEQFSGRRKKLLEAASFYGITIEEGGYCLSRLVPRRLFRTNKELFRMESGKRVRERNFCPTNPETLAILAREGRRFFQLRPETRVFHLWPDQGEGHQWCACPTCRAFSPLEQELIAINALADVLQEVHPGAFLSYLHPEGEETPLSIRSNVFALPLPGDGPHKERDGWEIAVRPSEEAPTLPPK, encoded by the coding sequence ATGGCATCCTTTAATCCTTCCCTTCCCTGGCATATTGTGACTCCCCCGGTACCGGAAGGGAGCCTCCAGCGGGCCTTGGAAATTCTCTCCCAGGCCCTGACATCTCCTTCCGCGGGCTTTCCTGTCTCAGACGCAAAAAAGTACCGCCATCAGACACATCCCCTTGTCTATGGGCCTGCGGACATACCCCCCGCAGGCGGCCTTATCCTTCTTGATTGGAACAACGACTCAGAGGATGAACGGCATGGATTTTCCTGGCGAATAGGAAAAGAGCGAATAGAAATTCACGGGACCTCGCCGGTCGGACTGAGTCGGGGGATTTACCACTTTCTCAGGAGTCAGGGGTATCATCTTGATCGCCCCGGATCGGGTGGGAACCTCAGACTGTATCGAAAAAGTAGTGGTTCAGGGCTTTCTTCGTATCATGAAGGGGGCACCACTGACCCCCGGCAGAAAAAACGACTCTTTCTGGGGAATGTGGAGTACGACCGGGAAGGCCTTGAATGGATTGCCTGGGCCGCATGGGAAGGTTTTGAAAGCCTCATCATCTACCCCGAAGAGGAACTATTTTCCCTTGAAACGGTGGGGGAACAGTTTTCGGGCCGGCGGAAAAAACTGCTCGAAGCGGCCAGTTTTTATGGGATTACCATAGAAGAAGGGGGATACTGCCTTTCCCGCCTGGTTCCCCGTCGGCTCTTTCGGACCAACAAGGAACTATTCCGCATGGAAAGCGGCAAACGGGTACGGGAGCGCAATTTCTGTCCTACCAACCCGGAGACCCTGGCGATCCTTGCCCGGGAAGGACGGCGCTTTTTTCAACTCAGACCAGAAACCCGGGTATTCCATCTCTGGCCCGACCAGGGAGAGGGTCACCAGTGGTGTGCCTGTCCCACCTGCCGGGCCTTTTCTCCCCTGGAACAGGAACTTATCGCTATTAACGCCCTGGCCGACGTGCTCCAGGAAGTCCATCCAGGGGCTTTTCTTTCGTATCTGCATCCAGAGGGAGAAGAAACACCCCTTTCGATTCGGTCGAATGTCTTCGCCCTCCCCCTCCCCGGTGATGGGCCCCACAAAGAGCGGGATGGATGGGAAATTGCAGTCCGCCCTTCCGAAGAAGCCCCTACCCTTCCGCCAAAATAA
- a CDS encoding NAD(P)/FAD-dependent oxidoreductase codes for MVKTPSPCLNPSAQGTPSYDVVIIGCGVSGANIARRLSAYRLRVAVVEKAADVSFGTSKANSGIIHGGFHHPKKYLKSRLEIQGNWMFDRLHQELGFPFKRCGIIVAALHEDEMKAVEHLYWQGRENGALGLELCSRERLLSLEPQLSPEVVGGLYAPAGGIIEPYRFVFALVESALTNGVHLYTNWKVVDAHWNTEKKEWRLVNQEGGSLSARFVVNAAGLYADEVSRLFGAEEYIITPRKGEYFLLDRLTPVRPERVVFPVPSALSKGMLVIPTVEGTVLVGPTADPALSKEDVATTAEHLDIILEAGKRLVPGLNRNDVITTFAGLRPVLGEDFYIEPSTKVPSLIHVAGIQSPGLTASPAIGEYVKDLLKAAGLELTEKPDWNPCLPPRPQARNLSPYEWDDLVQNDPAWGHLVCRCETVTEAEIVEAIRQGHTTLDGIKYFTRAQMGRCQGAFCTYKIIKILMRETGMSYEEITKHGETSQILRGAL; via the coding sequence ATGGTAAAAACGCCTTCTCCTTGCCTGAATCCCTCCGCACAGGGGACGCCTTCCTATGATGTGGTAATCATCGGATGCGGGGTTTCGGGGGCTAACATTGCTCGTCGTTTATCGGCCTATCGTCTGCGGGTGGCGGTGGTGGAAAAGGCTGCAGATGTGTCCTTCGGGACTAGTAAAGCCAATTCGGGTATTATCCATGGGGGCTTCCATCACCCTAAGAAATACCTGAAAAGTCGTCTCGAAATTCAAGGCAACTGGATGTTTGATCGGCTTCATCAAGAACTGGGCTTCCCTTTTAAGCGGTGTGGAATTATCGTGGCGGCTCTCCATGAAGACGAGATGAAGGCGGTGGAACACCTCTACTGGCAGGGGAGAGAAAACGGGGCCCTGGGGCTTGAGCTTTGCTCCCGGGAACGGCTTCTTTCCCTGGAACCTCAGCTTTCGCCGGAAGTGGTGGGTGGGCTCTACGCCCCTGCGGGGGGCATTATCGAGCCCTATCGCTTCGTGTTTGCCCTGGTGGAATCGGCCCTTACCAATGGGGTCCATCTGTATACAAACTGGAAGGTTGTTGATGCTCACTGGAATACGGAGAAAAAGGAGTGGCGCCTTGTTAATCAAGAAGGAGGGTCCCTGTCGGCCCGTTTTGTGGTGAATGCCGCAGGACTCTACGCTGACGAGGTTTCTCGCCTTTTTGGGGCCGAAGAATACATTATCACCCCCCGAAAGGGGGAATATTTCCTTTTGGATCGACTCACGCCGGTGCGGCCAGAACGGGTGGTATTCCCTGTGCCGAGTGCTCTTTCCAAGGGAATGCTCGTTATTCCCACGGTGGAGGGAACGGTCCTCGTGGGGCCTACCGCCGATCCGGCATTGTCAAAAGAAGACGTGGCCACTACCGCCGAGCACCTGGATATTATTCTTGAAGCTGGAAAACGCCTTGTGCCAGGACTTAACCGGAACGATGTGATTACCACCTTTGCGGGGCTCCGGCCTGTGCTGGGAGAAGATTTTTACATCGAGCCCTCCACTAAGGTTCCCTCCCTTATTCATGTGGCGGGGATTCAATCGCCGGGACTTACCGCTTCTCCTGCCATTGGGGAGTATGTGAAGGATCTCCTGAAAGCGGCGGGTCTTGAATTGACGGAGAAACCTGATTGGAATCCCTGTTTGCCCCCTCGTCCTCAGGCCCGGAACCTTTCTCCCTATGAATGGGACGATTTGGTACAGAATGATCCCGCCTGGGGACACCTGGTGTGTCGATGCGAAACGGTAACAGAAGCGGAAATTGTGGAGGCTATCCGCCAGGGGCATACCACCCTGGATGGCATAAAGTACTTTACCCGAGCCCAGATGGGGCGCTGTCAGGGAGCCTTTTGTACGTATAAGATCATCAAGATCCTTATGCGAGAGACCGGCATGAGCTACGAAGAAATTACGAAGCATGGGGAAACAAGCCAGATACTCCGGGGGGCCCTATGA
- a CDS encoding FAD-dependent oxidoreductase, which produces MKDLYYDAVVIGGGAAGMAAALEIERGGHGVAIVEREDFLGGILMQCIHAGFGLKVFKEELTGPEFAERFIEAVLQSSIAVYLGTTVTKLVPWTATNGGGDLGREQEKGVSTSPFPRWELFCVSPEVGVFRILTRAVVLAMGCRERNRGNIRIPGSRPAGIYTAGLAQRLVNIEGYIPGRNIVIIGSGDIGLIMARRMSWIGCTVQAVVEIMPYPSGLTRNIVQCLDDFGIPLYLSSQVTNIFGNHRVEGVEVTPMERGVLIREKAFRLSCDTVLLSVGLVPENELSRTAGVELHPSTGGPVVDSRLMTNLPGIFACGNVLHVHDLVDWVTEEASFCGKQVTQWLAGKMVLRQVPCRAGANVRSVTPNKLNVEEDNPLYLRSMIVANETDLEVRLDNRVIKRIQKSHVQPSEMITLSLGKKELEGVREDSVVELALLPHQ; this is translated from the coding sequence ATGAAAGACCTGTATTATGATGCGGTAGTTATCGGAGGTGGTGCCGCCGGTATGGCCGCTGCCCTGGAGATAGAACGGGGTGGCCATGGGGTGGCTATCGTAGAACGGGAAGATTTTCTCGGTGGTATTCTAATGCAATGCATCCATGCTGGTTTTGGGCTTAAGGTGTTTAAAGAGGAACTTACGGGCCCCGAATTTGCCGAGCGTTTTATAGAAGCGGTCCTGCAGTCCTCGATTGCAGTGTACCTTGGAACCACCGTCACCAAACTGGTACCCTGGACCGCAACCAACGGAGGAGGGGATCTGGGACGGGAACAGGAAAAGGGTGTTTCCACATCTCCATTTCCTCGCTGGGAACTCTTCTGTGTGTCCCCCGAGGTCGGGGTGTTTCGGATTCTTACCCGGGCGGTGGTTCTTGCCATGGGATGCCGGGAACGGAACCGGGGCAATATTCGGATTCCGGGCTCTCGCCCCGCGGGGATTTACACCGCCGGCCTGGCCCAGCGGCTTGTAAACATCGAAGGCTACATTCCGGGCCGAAACATCGTTATCATCGGTTCTGGGGATATCGGGCTTATCATGGCCCGTCGCATGAGCTGGATCGGCTGTACTGTCCAGGCGGTGGTTGAAATCATGCCCTATCCCTCGGGCCTTACCCGGAATATCGTCCAGTGCCTTGATGACTTTGGCATTCCTCTCTACCTTTCTTCTCAGGTAACTAACATTTTTGGGAACCATAGGGTGGAAGGAGTGGAAGTTACCCCCATGGAACGGGGGGTTCTGATACGGGAAAAGGCCTTTCGTCTTTCCTGCGATACGGTACTGCTCTCGGTGGGCCTTGTGCCAGAAAATGAGCTTTCTCGCACGGCGGGAGTAGAACTCCATCCTTCCACGGGAGGTCCTGTGGTGGATTCCCGCTTGATGACCAATTTGCCCGGCATCTTTGCCTGTGGTAATGTACTCCACGTACATGACCTTGTGGACTGGGTCACCGAAGAAGCATCTTTCTGTGGAAAGCAGGTAACCCAGTGGCTAGCAGGAAAGATGGTGCTGCGGCAAGTTCCCTGCCGGGCCGGGGCGAATGTTCGTTCGGTAACGCCGAATAAATTGAATGTGGAAGAGGACAATCCCCTCTATCTTCGTTCGATGATAGTGGCCAACGAAACGGATCTGGAGGTTCGCCTGGATAATCGGGTCATCAAGCGGATTCAGAAGAGTCATGTGCAACCTTCGGAGATGATTACCCTTTCGCTGGGGAAAAAAGAGTTGGAGGGGGTCCGGGAGGATTCGGTGGTGGAACTTGCCCTCCTTCCACATCAATAA
- a CDS encoding DUF1667 domain-containing protein, with product MKEFTCIVCPQGCHLVIQEDAEGRLLVSGNRCPRGALYAQEELTMPKRLVTATCRLERRSQDVSGEKPAVRKENLPPLSRLLLEKGMRPGLCMPQRLPVRTTAPCPREHIPELLKDIYALSVTPPVCRGQVLLRNWRNLGIDVIASRTVQ from the coding sequence ATGAAAGAGTTTACCTGCATTGTCTGTCCCCAGGGATGTCACCTGGTGATTCAAGAGGATGCGGAGGGGCGCCTTCTTGTATCAGGGAATCGCTGTCCCCGGGGGGCTCTCTATGCTCAGGAAGAACTTACAATGCCTAAACGTCTAGTAACCGCCACGTGCCGTCTAGAACGAAGGTCCCAGGATGTTTCAGGGGAAAAGCCCGCGGTACGGAAAGAGAACTTGCCCCCTCTGTCTCGTTTGCTCCTGGAAAAGGGGATGCGGCCGGGGCTTTGCATGCCCCAGCGGCTTCCTGTACGGACGACAGCGCCCTGTCCGCGGGAACATATCCCCGAACTCCTTAAGGATATCTACGCCCTTTCGGTGACCCCGCCGGTATGCCGGGGCCAGGTGCTCCTGCGCAATTGGCGAAACCTGGGGATAGACGTAATCGCAAGCCGTACCGTACAATAA